The DNA sequence TGGTTCACACCGCACTATTCCGCTGAGGACGAAGCGTACTACCGATCCGTTTTTTGCGTTATCGACCACCAGGATAGCCGCGTCTTTCTCCGCGATATGGAAAATATCATTGAAGGGGGCAATTCGGACTATGCGCTGCATAAAACCCATTTCGTTCCCGCTCTGGGCCAACGTATGCTGGACACCTGGCAGCAGCTCACGCCAGAGGAACAACGAAGCATCAGTCAGGACCAGCAGCGCTGCCGCCAGCTGATGAGCGAAAAACAGCGCTAGCCCTAAGAAGTAGCGCGGCACAGAATACCTGTTTAAGAACGATATAAATGACATCCTGCTGCCACAGCGGGATGTTAAAGATTTTCATGTCTAATCATTATTATTTTTTAAGATTTGCCGGCTTTACATCATCAAGAGTCATGTTTAATCCCCTCTCTTTATTTTAAAAATAATCTTTCTGGAAATAATTTTGTCACAATCCTCTCCTATATTCTGAAGCCTTATTAAACAATGAATTATGAACTATAAATATCGAGGCTGACTTTGATTCGCTATATTCCCGTTACTCTGTCTCTGGTGGCAACCGCTATCTCCGGCACTTTATACGCCGCGCCAATAAATACTCCCCGACTCGCCACGATGGATAATTTCCGCGATATTGCTGGCACCACGTCGATTTATACTACCAGCCACGACGGCACCATGCGTACCGGCGTTTTTTATCGTTCAAATGCGCTGGCGCTCTCCCCTACGGATCGGACCACGCTCAGCACCCTCGGGATCGGCAACGTTTATGATTTGCGCACCGCCAGCGAAATCGCCAGCAGCCCCGACGTCATGCCCGACGGAGCGAAATATACCAACATTGATATCATCGGTAACGCCGCTTCGGGCAGCAATATCACCTCGATTACCGTCAGTAGCGCCGCGCAAGCAAAAGCGATGATGCAGCAGGCCAACGTCTCCTTCGTTAGCGACGCGGGCATGCGCGCGCAGTTCACCACCCTGTTTAACGACCTTGCCAGCACCGACGGCGCAGCGCTCTTCCACTGCACGGCGGGCAAGGACCGTACAGGCTGGACTGCCGCCATGCTGTTAAGCATTGCTGGTGTCGATAACGCAACCATTATGGAAAACTACCTCGCTACCAATGACTACACCCGTCAGCGGGTTGAGGCGACTCTGGCAATGATGCCGCCGAGCATGGCCGCAATTTACGCACCGCTGCTTGGCGTCGACGCCAGCTATCTGCAGGCCGGGCTGGATGAAATAACTCGCCAGTACGGCTCGGTGGATAACTATCTGAAGCAGGGGCTCGGCCTGTCGCAGGAGACGCTGTACGTCCTGCGCGGCAAAATGGTGCAATACGGTCAGCTTCCGGGACAAAGTACGCTTAGAGGAAATGCAGCGCAGGGAGCGTCACTGCTTAACGCCCTGCAAAACAGCGCGCTATCGGGCCGTTACACCGACTATAACAACTACCTTCAATCGGCTATTGATGCTGGAACGCTGGGCGGCGCAGAGTCGCAGGTCGGCGGACAGATTTACGCTGACGCTGCCAGCTATCTGCTGCGCAGCGGTTCGCGTCTGGACCGAGCGCTGACACCGAATACCGACAGCCGCCAGCTGAGGGATGGCGAAGGAAAACTGTGGCTGACCGGACTAAATAGCTATCTTGGCACTGATGGCTCCGCCCGCGCCGCCAGCAGCAATGAACATACCACCGGAACGCTGCTGGGCTATACCCAGCGGGTAAACTCGCAGTTTAGCGGCTACGGCACTCTCGGATATAGCTGGGGCTCATTGGGCAGCGCGAATGCCGAGGCGGATGCCAATACTACTGTGCTGGGAATTGGCGGCCGCTATGCCTTCAAGGATCTAAATCACGGCCTCTTTGCAGCGGGCGATCTCAATGCTGGCTGGATCGACTATAGCAGTACGCGGCGAATGAATGGCGGTCTGGGTAGCGCCACCGGCGATACTCATGGTCAGCTGGTTGGCGGTACGCTGCGTCTGGGTTACGTGAGCCCGTTCGATTTTGCCAGCGTCGAATACTCCGTCGGCACCCGCCTAACCCATCTGCGTATGGACGCCTTTGATGAGAGCGGGAGCGAACTGGCGCTGAATGTCGACCGCGTCAGCGAAAATAACGCCAGCGGCGTGGCCAATATCAGTCTCGCCTTTAACCCGCAGAACAGCGGTAGCTGGACCTTTAGTCCGGCGGTAAATATCAGCTACGAACATAGCTTCAGCGGCCCCTCAATACGCACCGGCGCAAAGGTTTATCAATATGAAATCAGTCAGAACTCGGCCTTCAACAGCCGCGATATACTTAACGCCGGAGCCAGTATGGGGATGACGCGCGGGGCGCTGAGCCTGAGCCTTGGCGGGCAGGCGGAAATCGCCAGCGGCGGCAACAGCCATGGCTACAGCGGCAACGTAAGCGTGGCCTACGCATTTTAAAAAACGCAGCTGGCCGTCGTTGCTGGCGGCCGGCGATTACCTTCAGAAGCGTGAAGAGATTTCTCATTCGCTATCGGAATGGGATCGTAGTGAAATGCTGGCGGGAAAGGTAAAAGTTTCATTCGATTGCTCGGCGGGCACTCATCAATCTGGCGGATGGTTGGCAGTATCACAAAAAGTAGTTGATCTGATATCGACAAGCTCTTATTTTGCTTCTCAGTTTTTAAACGAGATGAACCTGATGCCTACTATTACTGCCAGTAGTATGAAAGAAGCAAAAGAGTTAATGAACTGTGGGAAATACAGAGAAATCGTTCTCAATTTTGATATTGACGCCGATGATTTCTTCACCCTCGCAGCATCCCAATCAATGACAAAAGTCACCATCACGGATAGCAATAAACGCTCATCGGTAAAAGCAGAAAAATAATAAAAACCCCTGAGGCACTTCTTATGCTGTTAGCTATTGGCACCATCGCCGTCGCTTTTCTCTCCTCATTGATGCTGATCTGGCTTGACGATCGCATTGCTGACCAGGATTAAGGTCAGAGCTGGCGAATACCCGCCGGAATTCCTCCCCTGAGTTTCTTTCGCCCGTAATCAGCGATTACGGGTGATTCAATCTCTATCCACCTGATTCGAACTGTATCAGGAAACTTCGCGCCGTCAGGCGGCGCGAAGCAAAAGCCGATTACAGCGACTTCGCCAGGCGTTCGACGGCGGTCAGCAGACCTTCCGCCGACACCGTAGAGTAGGAGAGACGCAGCGTACGAGTATCAGGATTATCGTTATAGAACGCTTCACCAGGCACATAGACGACACCGTTTTCCAGCGTTTTCTTCAGCCACTCCATGGTATCGAACGGATAGCGGAAGCGGGCCCACAGGAACATACCGCCTTTAGGACGGCTGAACTCCAGATGCTCCCCAAGACGGGCTTCCAGCGCATCGGCCAGCGCCACGCACTTCTTATGATAATCTTCGCGGATCAGAGCAATCTGGCTTTCCAGGCGGTTCATGCTCAGATATTCCGCGGTAATCACCTGCGACAGCATATTGGTATGCAGATCCGCCGCCTGTTTGACAATCACCGTCTGCTGCGCCAGCCAGTCCGGCATCACGATCCAGCCAATACGCATGCCCGGCGCGAGGATCTTAGAGAAGGTGGAGGTGTAAACCACCTGATCTTCGCAGCCCAGCTCGACCGCATGCTGATACAGCGGGCGGCGCACTTCATCGGTAAAGCTGATTTCACCGTACGGATCGTCTTCGATAATGACAAAATCATGCTTTTTCGCCAGCTCAACCAGACGACGACGGCGCGCTTCGCTCAGGGTTTTCCCACCGGGATTGCCAAACGTCGGCACCAGATAAACGGCTTTCACGCGCGTGGTTGCCAGAAGATCGGCCAGCTGCTCCACCAGCATACCGTCATCATCGGTATCAACGCTGAGAATATTAGCCTGCGCTAGCT is a window from the Klebsiella oxytoca genome containing:
- a CDS encoding PLP-dependent aminotransferase family protein; amino-acid sequence: MHDRRLAARAGELKPSAVRELLKHSKLPGVISLGGGIPAPELFDTEGLNLAVQQVMNGRFNDAFQYGLTEGYPPLRQAVSELCQARGVACTAGHVYITSGSQQSLDIVARTLLDPGDAIVVERPTYLAALQVFQLAQANILSVDTDDDGMLVEQLADLLATTRVKAVYLVPTFGNPGGKTLSEARRRRLVELAKKHDFVIIEDDPYGEISFTDEVRRPLYQHAVELGCEDQVVYTSTFSKILAPGMRIGWIVMPDWLAQQTVIVKQAADLHTNMLSQVITAEYLSMNRLESQIALIREDYHKKCVALADALEARLGEHLEFSRPKGGMFLWARFRYPFDTMEWLKKTLENGVVYVPGEAFYNDNPDTRTLRLSYSTVSAEGLLTAVERLAKSL
- a CDS encoding tyrosine-protein phosphatase; the protein is MIRYIPVTLSLVATAISGTLYAAPINTPRLATMDNFRDIAGTTSIYTTSHDGTMRTGVFYRSNALALSPTDRTTLSTLGIGNVYDLRTASEIASSPDVMPDGAKYTNIDIIGNAASGSNITSITVSSAAQAKAMMQQANVSFVSDAGMRAQFTTLFNDLASTDGAALFHCTAGKDRTGWTAAMLLSIAGVDNATIMENYLATNDYTRQRVEATLAMMPPSMAAIYAPLLGVDASYLQAGLDEITRQYGSVDNYLKQGLGLSQETLYVLRGKMVQYGQLPGQSTLRGNAAQGASLLNALQNSALSGRYTDYNNYLQSAIDAGTLGGAESQVGGQIYADAASYLLRSGSRLDRALTPNTDSRQLRDGEGKLWLTGLNSYLGTDGSARAASSNEHTTGTLLGYTQRVNSQFSGYGTLGYSWGSLGSANAEADANTTVLGIGGRYAFKDLNHGLFAAGDLNAGWIDYSSTRRMNGGLGSATGDTHGQLVGGTLRLGYVSPFDFASVEYSVGTRLTHLRMDAFDESGSELALNVDRVSENNASGVANISLAFNPQNSGSWTFSPAVNISYEHSFSGPSIRTGAKVYQYEISQNSAFNSRDILNAGASMGMTRGALSLSLGGQAEIASGGNSHGYSGNVSVAYAF